TTCAgatatatttaacaatattttagttgtaataaataaattaagttttaaacaaattagaatATTCAATCAACATCCTTCATAAAGTCAATCAAATCATCATGGATAAATGTTAAAATAAGCTTACTGAAATCTTGCTTTGTGTTAATCTAATCGACCTACATCTCAAGATCAATATACAACAAAAGGAATGATATCAATCGTTTTCCTAAACTGTATACCTAATGTTTAGTCTATCTAATCTATCTTACATACATCAAATTCACTAGCGTCGGAACTGATAAAGTATAGCTTATTTATTCAACATCCATGGGTGCAGCATTTATAGAGTAATGTCCCCAGGCTAATGTATTGTATGTGTCTGAAACTTTACACCTTTTGTCATCGTTTGAGTTAAGGCCTATTTTATCTTGAACCATGGAGTATACAACATGATTAATAGATCTTATTAATTTTTGCTGAATCGACATAGATTGATATGAATCTAGACATTTAACGTAATCatcaaaagttattttatttagaacCACGCTCATCTTAACCCCCTTGGCTTTCTTTGTCACGCCTAAATTTCTGATTATCACCccaatttcatcatcatcatactCATCATTCTGTAGCATTTTTCGTTTCTTTGTAAGGTCATTATCTGTAATTAGAACTTTTGTTGTATACAATTTAGATCTCAACCCTATGTAGTCAGTCATAATGCGACCATTATTCTCATCTTTCATCAAGCCTGGAACTTTTTTGTTAACCTGGGGAATATTATATGGATTGTCTGCAGCGTAGTCAGATGTATCGAAATACTTGTGGCAGTCATATTTCATCATCTCATATGGATCTTTTCCTCGTATCTCTACTATTACTGAATCGGTGTCCGTGTAGCAAGTCGTGAAGTTTTCTCCAAATCTATCGGCTAAATAACCATACTGAAAGTCATATATCGTGGTTTTAGCCAAGTCCAAGATGCACATTCCAACATATATTGGTTTATTTAGCCAAATTTCATCCTTTCTCATCTCGATTGCCACTAAACtttcattaaaaatagttaaatttttaaacaatggATCACTAATTCGTGCTTCTGCGCCATACCGACCCTCCCACTTTGTCACAAGTCTAACGTCTACTCTCTTGCGCACGTTCTCCATGGTCTTGCCAAAGACAGCGTTGTTCATTAACTTGAAAAGGTTTTTTTCAAACTCATTCTTAGCATTTTTTCGAAGTTCAGTGTTAAGGTCTATGTACGACTTCAGCCAAGGAGATTGTTTGAATTTTAAAACTCGATGTATCCTCTTCAGTACTAAGCCATGAGTTAATGCTTGCTTAAGAGCTCGATAGTGTATTATATATTTGCTTTTGGGGCTTAAGGTGGCCATTAATTTAGTAAGTTCTCTTGGTCGTGAAGGTGGTTTCATGGTTTTCGGATTTAAAGATTCTGGACAGAATGGGATATCATTATGATGATTGTGGAGATGGTTGGGGTAATCTAAATCAACCTCGAGGAAGTATCCATCAGAAGCATCGTCAGGAACCGACAAGACATCGATGTTAGCATCAACCCACTCGAAACCTCCATATGGAAGATATTGTGACATCGCCCAGCCGTATTGATTATTAACGTCGAAGTACATAAGGTATGAATCAGGTTTAGATGAATCATAAGTGGGTATATACTTATTGTTAGCATGAACGCGACGTTTGGAGCATACTTGACTAAGTCCTCCACGGATTCCGCGCTCGGTGAACAAATGCATATCTTGATCAGTTAAAAGTTCAAGTTCCTGCTTTGTATGTTTAAGCATAGCATCCCACGTGAAGCCGGGTAAAGTGTAATAATGAGCAGGGTCAAGATTATAAGTTTGCAGACAACTAGAACGAAATTGTTCAAAGACATCTGCTAGAAGAAGAATGTCTGTCTTCATGTAGAGATCTACATAATCGCCAAGAGTGGAACAGGAGAATGATAACCAGACTTCTTGGGCTCTACGATAATGTCGACGAGGACATGGCTTATCCTCAAGATTATTATAAAAAGACTCGATAGGCGGTAGACATGTTTCAATGAAGCGATCGAATGAATCAATATAATCATACGGCATGATGCCCTTTTTAGTAAGAAGATTGAACTGCTCCTCGGGAAGAGATGAAAATTGGGTGCGAAGATTTGGATATTTGGGCAAATACGAAGAAAGTTTGTCAAGAGAAGAAGCCATGAACCGGAAACTATCAATAAAACGGAACTGGATTTGAGAATCTTTAACATGCTTCGTAAATGAGATATATTTTTCCTTAGTGATAGGAAGAAGATCAATGGAGCCTTTCATGCGTGTAGCAATGCCGGAAACGACAAAATGCGCGTCATATCCGCTCAAATTATGGAAGACCACTGGAATGGTGTGGGTGTCTTGATAATTGATGTTGCACCCTTCGTGAGCGGCTCCTCGATAATTGTTTTCAGGAATCATGTGATCATGGTCTCGGACTTTTTTATCTTTCATAGAAAAGCGTTGCTCGCAGATATGACAATGAGTGGCAGCCTGAAACATTCGCTCATCATCTGCTGACATATCGATCGGATATGGACAAAGAAATACGGTGGAGGCGTCCTCAGCAAGCTGATTCATTTCATCAGCAAACCATTCCATACAATCCTTTCCTCGGTATGAGTTATAAAATGACAGAGAATCATCATAGGAACATTTAAAGTAATACCCAACGGCAGCAGGTATATGCTTTTGAGGTTTTTTCGGATCAACGGTGGGTTTTAGAACGCTCTCCAAATCCGCGTATACTATGAATGGAACcttaactttatttttaaaatttttaaactttacTATGCTGTTTCTCTTATCAGGCATGTTGATAACAGTCTCATTTTGTTTTAAGCAGTCTATTGTATGTTTATCTAATGTTTCTTGTGATCGTGAGTAATGCAGGCAACGGTCGCAGAAATATTTTTGATGCTCTTCTTTACTTAACTGTTTAGAGAGGAGGCGTGATAAATTTTTAATCCACACATAGTGGTACTTCGTAGGCGGTTCGTCATATTTATCTTGTATCAAAAGCAGATTCACATGTCTATTTTGTCTATTTTTTGTAAGGTATGTTGCGAGGATCTTAAaatgtttgtctttttttagGTAATATACGTTTATCGAAATATTGTTTTGCTTTTCAAAGTTAGGAATTTGTTTTATAGTCATTGGAAACTgaatgctttttaatttcaaTACATCAGAATAGTGTGGATATTTGGATATTCTTTGAGGATGTTTGTTAGCGGGATACAAAGCACTAACTACAGCCCATGCAAAGCATGCCTCATCATCATTTTTGACATTTACGCATGCTTTTTTTCTCGTAATCTGTGGAGGAAGTTCAACGAATGAGGATCCGAGCTGTGGGGTAAACTTGTTGATGTTGACCCCCAGGTTGACAACAGCTTTTAGTGCCCAGCCACTATCACGCTCTTGGAATTCCTCCAATTTTGCAGTGATAGGCTCCATTACTTTCTCATCAAACCATTCATCAAGATTGGTGTCTCGATATATGGCTGAGTTTGAAGTAGTAAAATATTTTGTATCGTTAAGCACTTTTTCTCCCTGAACGATTTCAAACTCTCCTCCGAATGCCGTGTTAACTTTCACTGCAGCGTCATTTTTTAGGGCATTTTGGATTCTCCGTTTAAATATGGCCTTACAGTTATTAAGAAAACTGCCAGGGTCCTTGTGTTTAAGGTTTGAGATGACTCCCGTTCTAATTCTAGAGTTGAATGCTGATAAAGAGTCATCCCATTGTACCCTCTTGTAAGCAGTCTCCGGTCGAGTGTTAAGCCCCGCCCCCTTCTTTTGTTCGGTCTTTAACTGATTTCGAAGCGTTTTCACCTGCCGCATCTGGGCTTCGAGGTGCTGCTTCTCGCCAATGGTCTTTGCAAACCTCATTCCATTATTAATCATTTTAATTGCTTTTCTACACTCTACCAACCCTTTTCCATAGTGTTCCTCGTTATAATTATTGTCAGATAATGATCCCAAGATGGTTGCAATAAACTTAATAAGTTTTGTCAGCATGTTAAAAAAGCAAATATACAAAGATTTAcaaataacaaattttcaaaaaatctgaATAAGAAATtccaaatgttttaaaaatttcaaaattcaaaaaaatt
The window above is part of the Diabrotica virgifera virgifera chromosome 2, PGI_DIABVI_V3a genome. Proteins encoded here:
- the LOC126880777 gene encoding uncharacterized protein LOC126880777 produces the protein MLTKLIKFIATILGSLSDNNYNEEHYGKGLVECRKAIKMINNGMRFAKTIGEKQHLEAQMRQVKTLRNQLKTEQKKGAGLNTRPETAYKRVQWDDSLSAFNSRIRTGVISNLKHKDPGSFLNNCKAIFKRRIQNALKNDAAVKVNTAFGGEFEIVQGEKVLNDTKYFTTSNSAIYRDTNLDEWFDEKVMEPITAKLEEFQERDSGWALKAVVNLGVNINKFTPQLGSSFVELPPQITRKKACVNVKNDDEACFAWAVVSALYPANKHPQRISKYPHYSDVLKLKSIQFPMTIKQIPNFEKQNNISINVYYLKKDKHFKILATYLTKNRQNRHVNLLLIQDKYDEPPTKYHYVWIKNLSRLLSKQLSKEEHQKYFCDRCLHYSRSQETLDKHTIDCLKQNETVINMPDKRNSIVKFKNFKNKVKVPFIVYADLESVLKPTVDPKKPQKHIPAAVGYYFKCSYDDSLSFYNSYRGKDCMEWFADEMNQLAEDASTVFLCPYPIDMSADDERMFQAATHCHICEQRFSMKDKKVRDHDHMIPENNYRGAAHEGCNINYQDTHTIPVVFHNLSGYDAHFVVSGIATRMKGSIDLLPITKEKYISFTKHVKDSQIQFRFIDSFRFMASSLDKLSSYLPKYPNLRTQFSSLPEEQFNLLTKKGIMPYDYIDSFDRFIETCLPPIESFYNNLEDKPCPRRHYRRAQEVWLSFSCSTLGDYVDLYMKTDILLLADVFEQFRSSCLQTYNLDPAHYYTLPGFTWDAMLKHTKQELELLTDQDMHLFTERGIRGGLSQVCSKRRVHANNKYIPTYDSSKPDSYLMYFDVNNQYGWAMSQYLPYGGFEWVDANIDVLSVPDDASDGYFLEVDLDYPNHLHNHHNDIPFCPESLNPKTMKPPSRPRELTKLMATLSPKSKYIIHYRALKQALTHGLVLKRIHRVLKFKQSPWLKSYIDLNTELRKNAKNEFEKNLFKLMNNAVFGKTMENVRKRVDVRLVTKWEGRYGAEARISDPLFKNLTIFNESLVAIEMRKDEIWLNKPIYVGMCILDLAKTTIYDFQYGYLADRFGENFTTCYTDTDSVIVEIRGKDPYEMMKYDCHKYFDTSDYAADNPYNIPQVNKKVPGLMKDENNGRIMTDYIGLRSKLYTTKVLITDNDLTKKRKMLQNDEYDDDEIGVIIRNLGVTKKAKGVKMSVVLNKITFDDYVKCLDSYQSMSIQQKLIRSINHVVYSMVQDKIGLNSNDDKRCKVSDTYNTLAWGHYSINAAPMDVE